The Skermanella pratensis genome has a window encoding:
- a CDS encoding hybrid sensor histidine kinase/response regulator, giving the protein MAALQKIVRVRRTYNQWVANQTLEDFALRFTAKGARRWSALRVANTALGAISFLALEAIGGTVTLNYGFTNAMAAILAVGLLIFVTAVPISYYAARYGVDIDLLTRGAGFGYIGSTITSLIYASFTFIFFAIEAAIMALALEMGFGIPLSAGYLISSLVVIPLVTHGITFISRFQLWTQPVWVVLHVLPFVFIAIHHSDGLEEWTGHTGLAGDPDGSFDLLLFGAASGVIFALIAQVGEQVDFLRFMPVKRRGNRFVWWTSLMSAGPGWIVLGAVKLAAGSFLAVLALGQGVSIEHAAEPTRMYLVAFGHVFSSADVALFVMVAFVVVSQIKINVTNSYAGSIAWSNFFSRLTHSHPGRVIWLVFNVAIAFLLMAVGIYKALEQILGLYSIVAVSWVGAIVADLLINKPLKLSPPHIEFKRAHLYDINPVGVGSMLLGVLASALAFTGLFGATVEALAPFVALAVPFAAAPLIAWATGGRYYIARSSAGLLPGTPTTRCVICEHAFEREDMAFCPAYSGAICSLCCSLDARCHDVCKPQSRMPEQVLGWLRLALPERVVDRVNSRLGHYLSLLSLFGLIIGLILTVIYHQAVLNDDAHRETIAGIFWNLFFILMIITGVATWLFVLAQESRKVAQEETARQTNLLMQEIEAHERTDAELQKAKEVAEAANLAKSRYVVGMSHELRSPLNAIFGYAQLLEADQTIPPRRRDAIKVIRRSSEHLSSLIEGLLDISKIEAGRLRLNRDEVHLVEFLDQIVDMFRLQATAKGIEFVFDRPETLPLVVHTDAKRLRQILINLLSNAIKFTPGGFIALRIRYRSQVADIEVEDSGIGILPDDLGRIFEPFERGQLAGARMTPGTGLGLTITKLLTEIMGGEISVGSTAGKGSVFRVKLLLSEVRRPSRLAPVALKITGYAGPRRTVLVADDDPDHRELVTDILGPLGFIVFTAMDGGSCVALAEEIQPDLVLMDISMPGINGRDAARLLRRSRQVRARIVMISANAAEGRAEPGADEDGGTAHDGYLEKPITIPALLDAIRAVLGLDWMHDVAVEPVLPAKAGFPPETVPERGHLDDLRQLGRIGYVRGIKTKLEEIEVKSPECGPFVSHMKSLVNDLALDDYMRTLEALDGHAG; this is encoded by the coding sequence ATGGCGGCGCTCCAGAAGATCGTCAGGGTCCGGCGCACCTACAATCAGTGGGTCGCCAACCAGACCCTTGAGGACTTCGCGCTGCGTTTCACCGCCAAGGGCGCCCGGCGCTGGTCGGCGCTCCGGGTCGCCAACACCGCCCTGGGCGCCATCTCCTTCCTGGCGCTGGAGGCGATCGGCGGCACGGTGACGCTGAATTACGGCTTCACCAACGCGATGGCGGCGATCCTGGCGGTGGGTCTGCTGATCTTCGTCACGGCGGTACCGATCAGCTATTACGCCGCCCGTTACGGGGTGGACATCGACCTGCTGACCCGTGGCGCCGGGTTCGGCTATATCGGCTCGACCATCACGTCGCTGATCTACGCCTCCTTCACCTTCATCTTCTTCGCGATCGAGGCCGCGATCATGGCGCTGGCGCTGGAGATGGGGTTCGGCATCCCGCTGTCCGCCGGTTACCTGATCAGCTCGCTGGTGGTCATCCCGCTGGTGACCCACGGCATCACCTTCATCAGCCGGTTCCAGCTCTGGACCCAGCCGGTCTGGGTGGTGCTGCACGTTCTGCCCTTCGTCTTCATCGCGATCCACCATTCCGACGGGCTGGAGGAATGGACCGGCCATACCGGGCTTGCGGGAGATCCTGACGGGTCGTTCGACCTGCTGCTGTTCGGGGCGGCGTCAGGCGTGATCTTCGCGCTGATCGCCCAAGTCGGCGAGCAGGTCGATTTCCTGCGCTTCATGCCGGTGAAGCGCAGGGGAAACCGCTTCGTCTGGTGGACCTCGCTGATGTCGGCGGGGCCGGGCTGGATCGTGCTGGGGGCGGTGAAACTGGCGGCGGGATCGTTCCTGGCCGTCCTGGCGCTCGGCCAGGGGGTTTCGATCGAGCACGCGGCGGAGCCGACGCGGATGTACCTGGTGGCGTTCGGCCACGTGTTTTCCAGCGCCGACGTGGCGCTGTTCGTGATGGTGGCCTTCGTCGTCGTGTCGCAGATCAAGATCAACGTCACGAACTCCTATGCCGGGTCCATCGCCTGGTCGAACTTCTTCTCCCGGCTGACCCACAGCCATCCGGGCCGGGTGATCTGGCTGGTGTTCAACGTCGCGATCGCCTTCCTGCTGATGGCGGTCGGGATCTACAAGGCGCTGGAGCAGATCCTAGGCCTGTACTCGATCGTCGCGGTATCGTGGGTGGGCGCCATCGTCGCCGACCTGCTGATCAACAAGCCGCTGAAGCTGAGCCCGCCGCACATCGAGTTCAAGCGGGCGCACCTGTACGACATCAACCCGGTCGGCGTAGGCTCGATGCTGCTGGGGGTGCTGGCCTCGGCACTCGCCTTCACGGGGCTGTTCGGCGCCACCGTGGAGGCGCTGGCGCCGTTCGTGGCGCTGGCGGTGCCGTTCGCCGCGGCCCCGCTGATCGCCTGGGCGACGGGAGGGCGGTACTACATCGCGCGTTCCTCGGCGGGGCTGCTGCCGGGAACCCCGACGACCCGGTGCGTGATCTGCGAGCACGCCTTCGAGCGGGAGGACATGGCGTTCTGTCCGGCCTATTCGGGCGCCATCTGCTCGCTGTGCTGCTCGCTCGACGCCCGCTGCCACGATGTCTGCAAGCCCCAGTCGCGGATGCCGGAACAGGTGCTGGGCTGGCTGAGGCTGGCCCTGCCGGAGCGGGTGGTGGACCGCGTGAACTCCCGCCTGGGCCATTATCTGAGCCTGCTGTCGCTGTTCGGGCTGATCATCGGCCTGATCCTGACGGTGATCTATCACCAGGCGGTGCTGAACGACGACGCCCACCGCGAGACCATCGCCGGCATCTTCTGGAACCTGTTCTTCATCCTGATGATCATCACCGGCGTGGCGACCTGGCTGTTCGTGCTGGCCCAGGAAAGCCGCAAGGTCGCGCAGGAGGAGACCGCGCGCCAGACCAACCTGCTGATGCAGGAGATCGAGGCCCACGAGCGGACCGACGCCGAGCTTCAGAAGGCCAAGGAGGTCGCCGAGGCCGCCAACCTCGCCAAGAGCCGCTATGTGGTCGGCATGAGCCACGAGCTGCGCTCCCCGCTGAACGCGATCTTCGGCTATGCGCAGTTGCTGGAGGCCGACCAGACCATCCCGCCGCGCCGGCGAGACGCCATCAAGGTGATCCGGCGCAGCTCGGAGCACCTGTCGAGCCTGATCGAGGGACTGCTCGACATCTCGAAGATCGAGGCCGGCCGGCTGCGGCTGAACCGCGACGAGGTCCACCTGGTCGAGTTCCTGGACCAGATCGTCGACATGTTCAGGCTCCAGGCGACGGCGAAAGGGATAGAGTTCGTGTTCGACCGGCCGGAGACGCTGCCGCTGGTGGTCCATACCGACGCCAAGAGGCTGCGCCAGATCCTGATCAACCTGCTGTCCAACGCGATCAAGTTCACGCCCGGCGGCTTCATAGCGCTCCGCATCCGCTACCGCAGCCAAGTCGCCGACATCGAGGTGGAGGACAGCGGCATCGGCATCCTGCCCGACGACCTGGGCCGCATCTTCGAGCCGTTCGAGCGTGGCCAACTGGCCGGCGCCCGGATGACGCCCGGCACGGGATTGGGCCTGACCATCACCAAGCTGCTGACGGAGATCATGGGCGGCGAGATCTCTGTCGGCAGCACCGCCGGCAAGGGCAGCGTCTTTCGCGTCAAGCTGCTGCTGTCGGAGGTGCGGCGGCCGAGCCGGCTGGCGCCCGTCGCCCTGAAGATCACCGGCTACGCCGGACCGCGCCGGACGGTGCTGGTCGCCGACGACGATCCGGACCACCGGGAGCTGGTGACCGATATCCTGGGACCGCTGGGCTTCATCGTCTTCACCGCCATGGACGGCGGGTCGTGCGTGGCGCTGGCGGAGGAGATCCAGCCCGACCTGGTGCTGATGGACATTTCCATGCCCGGGATCAACGGGCGGGACGCCGCCCGGCTGCTGCGCCGGTCCCGCCAGGTCCGCGCCCGGATCGTCATGATCTCCGCCAACGCCGCGGAAGGGCGGGCGGAGCCGGGCGCCGACGAGGACGGCGGCACCGCCCATGACGGCTACCTGGAGAAGCCGATCACGATCCCGGCGCTGCTCGACGCGATCCGCGCCGTGCTGGGCCTGGACTGGATGCACGACGTGGCGGTAGAGCCGGTTCTGCCGGCGAAAGCCGGCTTCCCGCCCGAGACGGTGCCGGAGCGCGGACACCTGGACGACCTGCGCCAGCTCGGCCGGATCGGCTATGTGCGCGGGATCAAGACCAAGCTCGAAGAGATCGAGGTGAAGAGCCCCGAGTGCGGCCCGTTCGTCAGCCACATGAAGTCGCTGGTGAACGACCTGGCGCTCGACGATTACATGCGGACCCTGGAGGCGCTCGATGGTCATGCTGGATAG
- a CDS encoding DNA-binding response regulator, with the protein MVMLDRLKARDIVLVVDDSPETLGMLTDALEEAEVTVLVALEGAKALTLVDEITPDVILMDAIMPGMNGFETCKRLKDKKNVAHVPVIFMTGLTETEHIVAGFEAGGVDYVTKPIVPDELIVRMHAHLANARLAQSARSALDATGRFLLAASKAGEVLWCTPQASILLAPLLDAAAGDGGRLPAAVRNWLAERDRSGSDRRTDGVAVTCGGDGHQIQFTYVGRAGPDEFLLRLVNNRSCAEETLLKERLCLTARESEVLLWIARGKSNRDISEILGMSARTVNKHLEQVYAKLGVENRASAAVIAIRTVGLV; encoded by the coding sequence ATGGTCATGCTGGATAGGCTGAAGGCACGCGACATCGTGCTGGTCGTCGATGATTCCCCGGAAACGCTCGGCATGCTGACCGACGCGCTGGAAGAAGCCGAAGTGACCGTGCTGGTAGCGCTGGAAGGCGCCAAGGCGCTGACGCTGGTCGACGAGATCACGCCCGACGTGATCCTGATGGACGCGATCATGCCGGGGATGAACGGCTTCGAGACCTGCAAGCGGTTGAAGGACAAGAAAAACGTGGCCCATGTGCCGGTCATCTTCATGACCGGCCTGACCGAGACCGAGCACATCGTCGCGGGCTTCGAGGCCGGCGGCGTCGATTACGTGACCAAGCCGATCGTGCCGGACGAGCTGATCGTCCGGATGCACGCCCACTTGGCGAACGCCCGGCTGGCCCAGAGCGCCCGCAGCGCGCTGGATGCCACCGGCAGGTTCCTGCTGGCCGCCAGCAAGGCGGGCGAGGTGCTGTGGTGCACGCCGCAGGCGAGCATCCTGCTGGCCCCGCTGCTGGACGCCGCCGCCGGCGACGGCGGGCGCCTGCCCGCCGCGGTCAGGAACTGGCTGGCCGAGCGTGACCGTTCGGGCTCCGACAGGCGGACGGACGGCGTCGCCGTGACATGCGGCGGCGACGGACATCAGATCCAGTTCACCTATGTCGGCCGTGCCGGCCCCGACGAGTTCCTGCTGCGGCTGGTCAACAACCGGAGCTGCGCCGAGGAAACCCTGCTGAAGGAAAGGCTCTGCCTGACCGCGCGGGAGTCCGAGGTTCTGCTGTGGATCGCCCGCGGCAAGTCCAACCGCGACATCAGCGAGATCCTCGGGATGAGCGCCCGCACGGTGAACAAGCATCTGGAACAGGTCTACGCCAAGCTGGGCGTGGAGAACCGCGCCTCGGCGGCGGTGATCGCGATCCGGACGGTGGGGCTGGTGTGA
- the urtA gene encoding urea ABC transporter substrate-binding protein: MSSDHFPTSPESDRPESALRRKLLLGMAALPASALLPGLLPRTAYAQAPATSAVNTTGLAVTDGTVRVGILHSVTGTMAISETGSVQAEKLAIAQINEMGGVLGRKIEFIQEDGASDWPNFAEKAKKLLVNDKAAAVFGCWTSASRKAVLPVFEQYNGMLYYPTFYEGLEQSKNVIYTGQEATQQILAGIDWVVKEKQAKSFYLLGSDYIWPRTSNKIARKHIEKNSLKVVGEEYFPLGHTQFNSVINKIKLTKPDVIYAIIVGGSNVAFYKQLKAAGIDLSKQTLVTISVTEDEILGIGGENIAGAYACMKYFQSLDNPNNKAFVQAFKKMWGENIVIGDVTQAAYLGPWLWKLTVEKAGSFDVDKVAAASPGIEFSQAPEGYVRIHENHHLWSKTRVGKAKADGQYEVIYETADLMEPDPFPKGYQ; this comes from the coding sequence ATGTCTTCCGATCACTTCCCGACCAGCCCTGAGTCCGATCGCCCCGAATCCGCCCTGCGCCGCAAGCTGCTGCTCGGCATGGCGGCCCTGCCTGCCTCGGCGCTTCTGCCGGGACTGCTGCCCCGGACGGCCTACGCGCAGGCGCCGGCGACTTCCGCGGTCAACACCACCGGGCTCGCGGTGACCGACGGCACCGTGCGGGTCGGCATCCTCCACTCCGTCACCGGCACCATGGCGATCAGCGAGACCGGGTCGGTCCAGGCGGAGAAGCTGGCGATCGCGCAGATCAATGAGATGGGAGGGGTGCTCGGCCGCAAGATCGAGTTCATCCAGGAGGACGGCGCCAGCGACTGGCCGAACTTCGCGGAGAAGGCCAAGAAGCTTCTGGTCAACGACAAGGCCGCCGCGGTGTTCGGCTGCTGGACTTCGGCGTCCCGCAAGGCGGTGCTGCCGGTATTCGAGCAGTACAACGGCATGCTCTACTATCCCACCTTCTACGAGGGCCTGGAGCAGTCCAAGAACGTGATCTACACCGGGCAGGAGGCGACGCAGCAGATCCTGGCCGGCATCGACTGGGTCGTGAAGGAGAAGCAGGCCAAGAGCTTCTACCTGCTGGGCTCCGACTATATCTGGCCGCGCACCTCCAACAAGATCGCCCGCAAGCACATCGAGAAGAACAGCCTCAAGGTCGTGGGCGAGGAGTACTTCCCGCTCGGCCATACCCAGTTCAACTCGGTCATCAACAAGATCAAGCTGACCAAGCCCGACGTGATCTACGCGATCATCGTCGGCGGCTCCAACGTCGCCTTCTACAAGCAGCTCAAGGCGGCCGGCATCGACCTGTCCAAGCAGACGCTGGTCACCATCTCGGTCACCGAGGACGAGATCCTCGGCATCGGCGGCGAGAACATCGCCGGCGCCTATGCCTGCATGAAGTATTTCCAGTCCCTCGACAACCCCAACAACAAGGCCTTCGTCCAGGCATTCAAGAAGATGTGGGGCGAGAACATCGTCATCGGTGACGTGACCCAGGCGGCCTATCTGGGACCCTGGCTGTGGAAGCTGACGGTGGAGAAGGCCGGCAGCTTCGACGTGGACAAGGTGGCGGCGGCCTCCCCCGGCATCGAGTTCTCGCAGGCGCCCGAAGGCTATGTCCGCATCCACGAGAACCATCACCTGTGGAGCAAGACCCGCGTCGGCAAGGCCAAGGCGGACGGCCAGTACGAGGTGATCTACGAGACGGCGGACCTGATGGAGCCGGACCCCTTCCCGAAGGGCTACCAGTGA
- the urtB gene encoding urea ABC transporter permease subunit UrtB: MFEGYTLAELGSIFAMQGFAGLILFSVFVLMALGLAIIFGQMGVINMAHGEFLILGAYITYFTSNFFLNYIPALFSAYFFVAMALAFVGAGALGMLVEWSMIRHLYRRPLDTLLATWGLSLILQQFYRSVFGAREVGVELPQWLIGSLPVTDVIEVPINGLFVMALTLMITTAVGVLMYRSRWGKQVRAVMQNRVMAGAVGIDTERVDRYTFGIGCGIAGVAGSAFTMVGSTGPTSGQLYIVDTFLVVVFGGAQSLLGTIASAFVISQAQSTMEFFLSGSMAKVLTLLTVVGILMLRPQGLFVLKVRR; this comes from the coding sequence ATGTTCGAAGGCTACACGCTGGCCGAACTCGGCTCCATTTTCGCCATGCAGGGGTTCGCCGGGCTGATCCTGTTTTCCGTTTTCGTGCTGATGGCCCTCGGGCTCGCGATCATCTTCGGGCAGATGGGCGTCATCAACATGGCGCACGGGGAATTCCTGATCCTCGGAGCCTACATCACCTATTTCACGTCGAACTTCTTTCTCAACTACATACCGGCCCTGTTCAGCGCCTATTTCTTCGTCGCCATGGCGCTTGCCTTCGTCGGGGCGGGGGCGCTCGGCATGCTGGTGGAATGGTCGATGATTCGGCACCTCTACCGAAGGCCGCTGGACACGCTGCTGGCGACCTGGGGCCTGAGCCTGATCCTCCAGCAGTTCTACCGCTCGGTCTTCGGCGCCCGCGAGGTCGGCGTGGAACTGCCGCAATGGCTGATCGGCTCGCTGCCGGTCACCGACGTGATCGAAGTGCCGATCAACGGCCTGTTCGTCATGGCGCTGACCCTGATGATCACCACGGCGGTCGGCGTGCTGATGTACCGCTCGCGCTGGGGCAAGCAGGTCCGGGCCGTGATGCAGAACCGGGTGATGGCCGGTGCGGTCGGCATCGATACCGAACGGGTCGACCGCTACACCTTCGGCATCGGCTGCGGCATCGCCGGGGTCGCCGGCAGCGCCTTCACCATGGTCGGATCGACCGGGCCGACCTCCGGGCAGCTCTACATCGTCGATACCTTCCTGGTGGTGGTTTTCGGCGGTGCCCAGAGCCTGCTCGGCACGATCGCGTCGGCCTTCGTGATCTCCCAGGCCCAGTCCACCATGGAATTCTTCCTCAGCGGCTCGATGGCGAAAGTGCTGACGCTGCTGACGGTGGTCGGAATTCTCATGCTGCGGCCCCAGGGCCTGTTCGTCCTCAAGGTAAGGCGGTGA
- the urtC gene encoding urea ABC transporter permease subunit UrtC, with protein MRSGNIFLRRNEVVFLVVLAALLLVVFPMALDGFRLNLVGKYLTYAFVALGLVLCWGNAGILSLGQGIFFGLGGYCMAMFLKLEASSPEATAIQSTPGIPDFMDWNQITELPFFWLPFHSLALTILAILVVPAAFAWIIGVAMFKRRVGGVYFAIITQAIAAILTILIIGQQGYTGGINGITDLRTLKGWDIRTDFAKEVLYFVTVALLLGCLLAAQFVRRSKYGRILVAIRDKEDRVRFSGYDVSNFKIFIFCFASVLAAIGGAMFTLQVGFMSPSFVGIVPSIEMVIYCAVGGRLSLFGAVYGTLFVNYAKTIFSESFPELWLFAMGALFIGVVMAFPNGLAGLWQVHVQPLFDRWTAFRPGARPIAPAAAPAERRT; from the coding sequence ATGAGAAGCGGCAATATCTTTCTCAGACGGAACGAGGTCGTCTTCCTCGTGGTGCTGGCGGCCCTGCTGCTGGTCGTCTTTCCCATGGCGCTCGACGGCTTCCGGCTGAACCTGGTCGGCAAGTACCTGACCTACGCCTTCGTGGCGCTTGGCCTGGTGCTGTGCTGGGGCAACGCCGGCATCCTCAGCCTGGGGCAGGGGATCTTCTTCGGGCTCGGCGGCTACTGCATGGCGATGTTCCTGAAGCTGGAAGCCTCCAGCCCGGAGGCGACCGCGATCCAGTCCACGCCCGGCATCCCCGACTTCATGGACTGGAACCAGATCACCGAGTTGCCCTTCTTCTGGCTGCCATTCCACAGCCTGGCATTGACCATCCTCGCGATCCTGGTGGTGCCGGCGGCCTTCGCCTGGATCATCGGCGTCGCGATGTTCAAGCGGCGTGTCGGCGGGGTCTATTTCGCGATCATCACCCAGGCCATCGCCGCGATCCTGACGATCCTGATCATCGGGCAGCAGGGTTATACCGGCGGCATCAACGGCATCACGGACCTGCGCACGCTCAAGGGCTGGGACATCCGCACCGACTTCGCGAAGGAAGTGCTGTACTTCGTCACCGTGGCCCTGCTGCTCGGCTGCCTGCTTGCCGCCCAGTTCGTCCGCCGCTCCAAGTACGGCCGCATCCTGGTGGCGATCCGCGACAAGGAGGACCGGGTCCGCTTCTCCGGCTACGACGTCTCCAACTTCAAGATCTTCATCTTCTGCTTCGCCTCGGTCCTGGCCGCGATCGGCGGGGCGATGTTCACGCTCCAGGTCGGGTTCATGTCGCCGTCCTTCGTCGGTATCGTGCCGTCGATCGAGATGGTGATCTATTGCGCCGTCGGCGGCCGGCTGTCGCTGTTCGGCGCCGTCTACGGCACGCTGTTCGTCAACTACGCCAAGACGATCTTCTCCGAGAGCTTTCCGGAACTGTGGCTGTTCGCCATGGGCGCCCTGTTCATCGGCGTCGTGATGGCGTTCCCCAACGGGCTCGCCGGTCTCTGGCAAGTCCATGTCCAGCCGCTGTTCGACCGCTGGACGGCCTTCCGTCCCGGCGCGCGCCCGATCGCCCCGGCCGCCGCCCCCGCCGAGCGGAGGACCTGA
- a CDS encoding phasin family protein, which produces MADDKSNTGAAATGRGTQQAENTLRQGADQLRNQMGNMADVAGMSAKVSQELIQRSGQNFEMMKRIAETMTSGARSAAGECAEYAKHSAKRQSEMMQQLASARSPNDVLDIQNRYLQDNLKELLNFSERLSRLSAEKAKEAGERLDQKG; this is translated from the coding sequence ATGGCGGACGACAAGAGTAACACCGGCGCTGCCGCGACCGGCAGGGGTACCCAGCAGGCCGAGAACACGCTTCGCCAGGGGGCCGACCAGCTTCGCAACCAGATGGGCAACATGGCCGACGTGGCGGGAATGTCGGCGAAGGTCTCCCAGGAGCTGATCCAGCGCTCCGGCCAGAACTTCGAGATGATGAAGCGGATCGCCGAGACCATGACCTCGGGCGCCCGTAGCGCCGCCGGCGAGTGCGCGGAGTATGCCAAGCATTCCGCCAAGCGGCAGTCGGAGATGATGCAGCAGCTCGCCTCGGCGCGCAGCCCGAACGACGTCCTGGACATCCAGAACCGCTATCTCCAGGACAATCTGAAGGAACTGCTGAACTTCAGCGAGCGCCTGTCCCGCCTGTCGGCGGAAAAGGCCAAGGAAGCCGGCGAAAGGCTGGATCAGAAGGGCTGA